In Miscanthus floridulus cultivar M001 chromosome 8, ASM1932011v1, whole genome shotgun sequence, the sequence GGAAgccacggcgaacgaggccctctaggcgctgagGGGTGATGTTAGATCTATACCACGAATCCATTGAATGATTGAgagggggtggatgcgagcttgacggcggcagCGATGTGGATGCGAGCCTAATGGCGGCTACGATGCGAGTACGGGAGACTCAGGCGATTGGCAGCGGAGGTTAtagatgcaaaggcgaggagacaaagtacggaaccctgggggcgaacctcttggttttataggggcaacggatgcgagaagagcaaccgTCCACCTAGGTCTCCGAGCCtgccatgatacaccaccacgtcacgtcgcgggatatgcgcccgcgatccctatcctttcccaccaaaatcgcgcCGGACATTTTGTCTTCTCgagcagaccaggactcttttcccacagaggggatataGGACAAGAGGCATTTTTCGGTCCGTCTAGGTCCGAGAGTTTgagggctggcccaatagtttCGATTATCGTCCGAACAAGGGATGGGCCCGCGAACGGCTAAGACTCAGGCGAAAGGAGTCTCGATCCACAAATAAATCTCAACCGGGCTAACCATATTTGAATCCCCGCGaacaggataccagggttccctttaaactatcTAGTTGATAAAAACCAAATCTTacagccatacccacgaagggtccgaaattacacccgggcgattctatcgaatcacccgggggctcaggggctacacccgatgggtgcgctcgcgcgcaccctctggcgaaacaaaataccccctgggcgattctgcccgaatcacgcgggggctcgagggctacacccatcgggtgcgctcgcgcgcaccctctagcaagtcaaatcacccccggacgattctatccgaatcacccgggggctactgtcggggacctaataccggagtACCCAATGAGGTGAAACTAATAACAATCGAACGTTGATGCTTTTGGTCAGACAAGAGcgctactatgcttcttgcccgaacAACGGAAGATtggtttcgcctcgcccgacccccgagggctagactccgcctcgcccaatggctaagggctggctccacctcgctcgacggctgagggctggctccgcctcgcccgacgtctgaggactAGCTCCGCCCCactcgacgtccgagggcgggctccacctcgctcgatggttgagggtaggctccgcctcgcccaacgtctgagggctagctccgcctcgcccgacggctacaccccgctccttcatgatgacgagCAGGAGGTAAGACAGGGCACTCAGGTCAAccgtagtaccgaggaccatgcccttcgcACCTGTgagaaggtaccgtcaggatacggcaggacgggcgctttaagccctcgcaggcatgacagagcccgaatagtgttgtaggcgctgacttttgtcctacagtgttgtacgcgccgccatcagccctcgggcgtggatcctgacacaagcatacgacaaccactacaattcaaggaagaactcacatcattTACAGTAACAGACGTATAGTcatttccccgtctactccctaCAGAGTCATGGCTCGGCGCCCTGACACACCTCGTCCGTCGGGGGAGGATGAGACATGACCACTCGCTGAAACGAGGCCAGAGCCCgaccctataaggatcagcgaacatgccatcccttgcatggtctgccatgtcagcagggcaggctcaggGAAAAAGAAAGACCCggctccttcgaaggaccttATCAACCTCtgatttttcctctttctcccatctgtaatctctgcttccccttagtctataaaagagagggcaggacaccccactagaGGGACggatcaattccacacacaacatATAGCCAAGCAACaatcgagctcttggcatcctttcgacctttccattagagaTTTGGGACCTGTctctctcgaccgtttatacccctactacgaacatttttcggtactaataacacgagcagcagcaaactggacgtagagatgttctgcccgaaccagtataaatcttgtgtcctttagtacaccatccgagtctAACGCggaacaaatataaatttattagttggtgtttgttcgaaacaccgacactaataGTTATATTTGAGACTATGAAGTATAATACTTTCTACACCCTAAAATACAAGAGAATTTTAGTTGTTACaagtcaaattattttaatttTCACCAAATTTTTACATGAGAGTACTAACATATTATCACATCAAAAAGATAATTTATAAAAGCACATTTCATatgtaaatattattatttttatacaATTTTGATTACATCTAAAATGACTGAAAATCATTTATATTTTAGGACGGGTATAGGTTGGTAAGTGGTACAACTGGTAAGAAAAAGAGAACCAAGCGAGGCGACATAGTCACACGGAGCACTCTAGTACGCCGCACGCACCAGCGAATTAGCACAGCACCTAAGCGGCGGCGTTTGCGATGGGCGGAGAGGCCACGAATGCCGGCGGCGGCGGTTTCCGCGCGCGGATGGAGCACTACCTTTACAGTGGCGAGAAGAAGCACGTCCTCGCCGGCATCGCCATCTTCGCCGCCGTGTTCGGCGTCCCATGGTACTTCATGACCCGAGGTACTGAATCAAGTCAAACCCTTTTCCCCTACCGCCCTAAAACCGTAGCTCTAGCCCATTCGCCCTTAGTGTTACGGTGaattgcttcaaattttaattactTTTTAGGTGCGCTTCGGCTAAAGTCCTGTTTGGCACTTCTATGTGACGCTGCGCGGATTCATGAGAACTAGGGTTTGGGTTTTTTGGGCATATATTGATTTGTGCTGTTCTCGGCCGATCTCTGATTGATGAAATGGATCTCCATTCTAGGAGGTAATAAGATCAATGGTTTTTGTTCCCTTAGGTGATATCATTTGGCATGTAGGTGGAGATCGattttttttttgggtggggggtgggggagtCAACCTAGGGATTAGTCTGCGCTTGTTTGATTGTTGTTATTGCATTTCCTTTGGAACATGTTAACGATGTCATGTTCAAATTCTTCAGACCACTGAGGTACTTCAGGGTCTAGTGATTTATTCAGTGTGCGTGCATGTTTCCGAAATCTGCTACAGTTCATGGTGGGTATGCAAAGTTGTAAGCTTAGGGAACAGTATGTATTTATCTCCAGTGTGAAGCAGCAGAACATGCAACCGTTTACTGAACAAAGTTGGGTAGTGAAGTTGTACCTTTACTGTCTCTGGCATGCTTATCCTGTTCAAGTTATAGTTTGCTAACAGTTAAAAATATATTAATTTTGTTATCTTAATAATGGGACAATCTACTGATCTAGTAGGAGAGCAAACATGTTCAGCAGACTATACTCCTGCATAATGTGACATATATCATCCTCTTCCATCATGATAAACAGAAAGGTAATTTTGGAGACTGTGAACTTAGGGGAAGCATATAGTTGTTCTGATAAAACTTTTTAGCAAGGTTTATCTATATATCTTTATGAAAGTATCTAGTATGATAGTGTCCATCCCTAAGGGAACATTACACTGTGTCAATGGTTTATTGACATAACCTATCTCCCTTGTATGAAACATTACATTGTCTTCAGAGGCTGACTTAAGCCTTGCATGGTTCTTATGGTGATTTCAAGAAAAGTCGCTTTGATGCTTTGCGATTGTTAACCTTGGCTATCACAACCGTTGCAGTTTCTACATGTTATGGAACTTCAGTTTCAATTTAACCACTGCCGCTACATATCTGAAACAAAGTGCACAGTTGTGTTTATTGGCTTGGATTCTGAAACAATACTTGACATCGTGAAGTGCTAAAAACATTTGTAACTCAAAACAGAAACATATCTTGCATTGTGCTTATCTTCCTTTTAATTTGGCATCAAATGGTATAGTCGAAGCAAATAAGAAATACTTCATTGATTCTACAATGGATGTTAGGACATCAGATGGATGGTCCGGTAGTCTGGTCTTCACCTTTTTGTTTAGATCTTAGTAAAATGTTTAGACGTATGATCATATCGAATTATTTTTTTAAACATCATGTTAAGTACAATTTTTGTTTATATATTCTGAAGTGGGATATATTTTTAGCAGAGGGAGCACTTATATGTACAACTGCAGGTTAGGTAGTCGGTAGTCCTCATAGGATTTTCAGTATATATTGGTTAATATTTCCATTGGATTTTGAGTCTGAGAGCTCCCTGCCATACAATTTCTAGTGTCAGGGGCCTTCAGTTTAATCATCTGCCAACTTGAAAATTAAATATCATAAATATTTGACAATGCCCATATTAAAGTGGTTTTTGTTAGGATCACATTGCTATGATGTTCAAGTCAACTTAATTCTGTGAAATTGTTGAGTATATTAGTTCAAAACTGGATAACTGTGGTCAAACTGCATGGCTTGAAAGAGATGTCCAAATGACATAGTTTAATAAGAAGCCAAAATAGCCAAATGGCAGCGTGTTTAAACTAGAGATGCACAGCCAAATAGAACAcaaggagaggaagagagagagggaggagcagaGTTGATATGTTGAAGAGAAGTTTTTCATTCCATTGTTGAGTTAACTCCAGTGAACCATCTTTAACTGGTCTTGCAAATTTCACCTAATTTTCGTAATACATATGTATCCCAATGCAGCAACATTTCTACATGGAACTTGTCTCTTATTTTGTTCCTGACATTAAAATGCACATGCACATGTGGCAGCTGTGTGGGCTGGTCTGACTGATCCACACTGACATCAGAACTGATGTGCTTAGTATAGGTAGTGATGACTGCAGATTATTCCTGTCTTCTCATTTTTCTTTCTGATACAGTTTACTTCTAGATAAATTTTGAAATTAGTGCCACCACATTTATTTGAAGGGTGTTCTCGTGTTATTAAGACATGGTAAATCCCAATGATACAAACACCTAATAAGCACTTTTCTAAATGGTATCATCTATCTAGCTGCTGTCAGATGGCTGCCTCATTGGGTGGGCGGTTTCCTTTTGAGTTTTTCTTACAGGCACAAATAAATAAATGTATGTTCCTAAATGTGCGATCTATTCGTTGTAGGGGCAAAGCATCAATCTCACCAAGATTACATGGAAAAGGCTAACAAGGCGAGATCAGAGAGGCTGTCTTCTGGACAGCCATCTGCACTGAAAGAATGAAGTTGTATTGCCTATTCTGGTCCCTGACCTTGAGAACTTGTCATAGATCATACACTGTTTTGATTTGCAGTCAAAGGATTGATCTGTTGTTAAATAAGCAGATTATCTTTCTTTCTAATATCAGTTATAGAAACCAAGTACGTTACAAGAATTTGGTCTAATGGAGATTTTTTTGGGGTCCAATGGAGCCTCTGTTACTGTATCTTTAAGTTGCATGTCACTAGAAATGTTTTAGTTCTTTGGAAATCTGTGCTTAAGGTCTTGACTTGGTCAAGGATACCATGAAATGCATGTTTGCAGCAAATTGGATGACTGTGAGATTATTTGGGCACCTTGTTGGTTAGGATTTAGGAAGATTATGGCATCTAGTTACTCCAacgcagcctgttcggcaggccgtaaacgatcgtggattatttactgctggctggtttgatgtgagagaaaaatactgttctggctggaaatttacgatcgtttacgatcaagcgaacaggcgcTATGGTTCTGGTTTCTTTGTAAGTGTGTATGCAGGAAGTACACTCTAATGGCTATGTCCGAGAACTGCAGGAgaaatttttttttgaaggacGGCGAAAGCCTTTTGTTTTGTCAGCTTGTAACAGTATCTCTATTTCTACCTGTATATATCTATCTACTCTGTCTAATATTAAAAGCCCACGTCCTCGTCCACCATTGCCAAAAGAACCGGACAAGGACAAGGGTGGGCAATGCCACTTGAGTCATCATCAGGAAGAAAAGCGTCGTAGCCAAGACAATGCCACGTAGATCAGCACCTAGCTATCACAGGAATCAATTTTAGCATGTATGTACTCAAATTCGGTAAGCTTCCCTTGTTAAACCCAAACGACAGCAGCAATTGGACCAGACATGGGGTAATATCATGCAGGTTGTGCTTCGGCCTTTAGGGGCCTGTGGCTTGATGCTCGCCAATAGAAAGACTAGAAGAAAGTGGTGACGCCGGTGTGATCAAACAAATGGTTATTTGGTCTCATAAGAGAATTTGTATCATAGAAACTTGCATAAAACATAATTAGTTTACAACTTTGGCTTAATGGGGAAGAGGAACAAAGGGTTACAAGGCAAAAGGGAGAGAAGGTGGTTTCCCTACTCACCATACAAGGCAAAAGGGAATGGAACACCATGACCGGCATACGACGCTTGCGTATGGCGTCAGTGACGAACATGGTtgcgacgtggagccatccctgttgacgtctataggaccgatgggacccgcatgaaggagaagaaggacccagcgatcctggaagccttcttctctctctcgttcttctcattttcctccattgtaacccacgctttcccttggcctataaaaggaaaagcagggcgccccatgaaggggaCCGACCAATCGACCCATCGAGATCCGATCCGATCGAAATCCGCACAAGAGGACGACACGAACACACGGCTGAGTagtgatcgagctctcagcacccactcactcctcccaccagagacttgggatcctttccctctctcgcccgtttgtaacccctactacaaactttcagtgctagtaacacgagtagcagcgacgaactggacggagggactttctgcccgaactagtataaacctcgtgtcctctaagcacaccatctgagccagacgcgcaatactagaattttactcatcggtggtaactcgaaacaacgacagttggcacgccaggtacgGGACTTTTGCGTGTCTTGAcgtccacaccaggcctcggatggctagtcacgacgttagctgggtcccaggcatgcacgtgcgcttcgggaacctggacttcatcgtcacaacggagggagagttggcgcaggctcccaccgccgtccaacctctccactccgccggcctTGACGCGAttgccgaggcgcttgaggagctacagctagaCGCACCGGAGGCCTGCGCCCCCAGGAGCGACCAACTCATCGtcttcgattatgggaggctagagcgctagctcggtgccttc encodes:
- the LOC136471747 gene encoding uncharacterized protein; its protein translation is MGGEATNAGGGGFRARMEHYLYSGEKKHVLAGIAIFAAVFGVPWYFMTRGAKHQSHQDYMEKANKARSERLSSGQPSALKE